In Calorimonas adulescens, the following are encoded in one genomic region:
- a CDS encoding ABC transporter ATP-binding protein: protein MPETILEVQGLKKYFFSRKGLFGGRPSVLKAVDNVSFKIERGKTMGLVGESGCGKTTAGRTIIKLYEPTGGHIIYKGEDITGYDSKKMLPLRRSMQIIFQDPYASLDSRMTVADIIGEPLDIHHLASGKDREDRIKELLRLVGLNDDHASRYPHEFSGGQRQRIGIARSLAVEPEFIVCDEPISALDVSIQAQIVNMLEDLQDRMGLTYLFIAHDLSMVRHISDDVGVMYLGQLVETAPSEELYQHPLHPYTQALLSAIPIPDPQIAKSRQRILLEGDVPSPIDPPPGCRFKGRCPYAMDICSEKDPELVDVGGGHYVACYLIKK, encoded by the coding sequence GTACTGAAAGCTGTTGACAATGTATCGTTTAAGATAGAACGAGGAAAAACGATGGGTCTTGTGGGTGAAAGTGGTTGTGGCAAAACCACAGCGGGAAGGACTATTATCAAGCTTTATGAACCGACAGGCGGTCATATCATTTACAAGGGTGAAGATATAACAGGATATGACAGTAAAAAGATGCTTCCACTGAGAAGAAGCATGCAGATTATTTTTCAGGATCCGTATGCCTCTTTAGATTCAAGGATGACCGTTGCGGATATTATCGGTGAACCTTTAGACATACATCACCTTGCCTCAGGAAAGGACAGAGAAGACAGGATTAAAGAGCTGTTGAGGCTTGTGGGTTTGAATGATGACCACGCCAGCCGGTACCCCCATGAGTTTTCTGGGGGGCAAAGGCAGAGGATAGGCATAGCGAGGTCTTTGGCTGTAGAACCTGAGTTTATTGTATGTGACGAGCCTATATCTGCACTGGATGTATCCATACAGGCACAGATAGTCAATATGCTGGAAGACCTGCAGGATAGGATGGGACTTACCTATCTGTTTATAGCTCATGACCTTTCTATGGTGAGACATATATCTGATGATGTGGGCGTTATGTATCTCGGGCAACTGGTGGAGACAGCACCCAGTGAGGAGCTATACCAGCACCCTCTGCACCCTTATACCCAAGCGCTGTTATCTGCCATACCTATACCAGACCCGCAGATAGCCAAGAGTAGACAGAGGATTTTGCTTGAGGGGGATGTGCCAAGTCCTATTGACCCGCCACCTGGGTGCAGGTTCAAGGGGAGATGCCCATATGCCATGGATATTTGTAGTGAAAAGGACCCAGAACTTGTGGATGTTGGTGGAGGCCATTATGTGGCATGTTATCTCATTAAAAAATAA
- a CDS encoding peptide ABC transporter substrate-binding protein, whose product MKKKSLIVLLAALMVLSVAIAGCSSGTQKPEQQAQQKKETVIRYNLGAQPETIDPALNSAVDGANVILHTFEGLVNLDEHQQPVPGVAEKWEVSNDGLVWTFHLRKNAKWSDGQPVTAKDFAYAWKRALDPATGAEYAYQLYYIKNGQAFNEGKATADDLGIKVVDDYTIEVTLEAPTPYILQIFAFPTLFPVRQDIVEKYGDKWAQQADTYIGNGAFKVSEMVYQDHITMVKNENYWNKDAIKPDKLIFTEMTDESTMLASYENGEVDVIDNMPSEEISRLQNDPNSGFVLGANLGTYYIDFNNQKPPFNNPLVRKAFSLAIDRKAIVENVTKGGQLPADAFVGPGFPDADPTKQFHDVQGPFYDATKANVEEAKKALAEAGYPDGKGFPKVTYLYNEGQGHQNIAQALQEMWKQNLGVEVELASQEWQVFQETRRRGDYDIARDGWLADYTDPMTMLDLFTSNSGNNNAQYKNPEYDALIDKAKKTNNEAERMQAMHDAQQLLLGQDWAVAPLYFYTDPYCVKPGLKGVIADPLGFKRFHFAYWENQ is encoded by the coding sequence TTGAAGAAGAAGAGTTTGATAGTGTTGTTGGCTGCGCTTATGGTGCTCTCAGTTGCCATAGCAGGATGCAGTAGCGGTACACAAAAGCCTGAGCAGCAGGCTCAACAGAAGAAGGAAACGGTTATACGTTATAACCTTGGTGCCCAACCTGAGACTATTGACCCAGCGCTAAACAGTGCCGTTGATGGTGCCAATGTCATTCTTCACACCTTTGAGGGACTTGTAAACCTGGATGAGCACCAGCAGCCGGTACCTGGTGTGGCAGAGAAATGGGAGGTTTCTAATGACGGTCTCGTCTGGACATTCCACCTGAGAAAGAATGCCAAGTGGTCAGACGGGCAGCCTGTGACAGCCAAGGATTTCGCTTATGCATGGAAGAGGGCTTTAGACCCAGCTACAGGTGCTGAGTATGCTTATCAGCTCTACTACATCAAGAATGGCCAGGCCTTCAACGAGGGTAAAGCCACGGCTGACGACCTCGGTATAAAGGTAGTGGATGACTACACAATTGAGGTTACACTGGAGGCTCCTACACCATACATTCTCCAGATATTTGCTTTCCCGACGCTGTTCCCTGTAAGGCAGGATATAGTTGAGAAATATGGTGATAAGTGGGCACAGCAGGCAGATACCTATATTGGAAATGGTGCCTTTAAAGTGTCGGAAATGGTCTATCAGGACCATATAACCATGGTAAAGAATGAGAACTACTGGAATAAGGATGCCATAAAACCGGATAAGTTGATATTCACTGAGATGACTGACGAAAGCACAATGCTTGCGAGCTATGAAAATGGTGAGGTAGACGTTATAGACAATATGCCTTCTGAAGAGATTTCAAGGCTGCAGAATGACCCCAATTCAGGATTCGTACTGGGTGCAAACCTTGGAACATACTATATTGACTTTAATAATCAGAAACCACCTTTTAACAATCCTTTGGTAAGAAAGGCATTCTCGCTTGCAATAGACAGAAAGGCTATAGTCGAAAACGTAACAAAGGGTGGACAGTTACCTGCTGATGCGTTTGTTGGTCCCGGCTTCCCTGATGCTGACCCAACGAAGCAGTTCCATGATGTACAGGGTCCGTTCTATGATGCCACAAAAGCCAACGTTGAAGAGGCAAAGAAAGCTCTGGCAGAGGCAGGATATCCAGACGGCAAGGGCTTCCCTAAGGTCACATACCTCTACAACGAGGGCCAGGGGCACCAGAACATAGCTCAGGCACTCCAGGAGATGTGGAAGCAGAACCTGGGTGTAGAGGTTGAGCTTGCTTCCCAGGAGTGGCAGGTGTTCCAGGAAACAAGGAGAAGAGGAGACTATGATATAGCCAGAGATGGATGGCTGGCTGACTATACCGATCCTATGACGATGCTGGACCTCTTTACATCCAACAGTGGCAATAACAATGCTCAATATAAAAATCCTGAGTATGATGCCCTGATTGATAAAGCAAAGAAAACAAACAACGAAGCAGAAAGGATGCAGGCTATGCATGATGCCCAGCAGCTGCTTCTTGGTCAGGATTGGGCTGTAGCACCCCTTTATTTCTATACAGACCCATACTGTGTAAAGCCAGGCCTGAAGGGTGTTATAGCTGATCCTTTAGGATTTAAGAGGTTCCACTTTGCATATTGGGAGAATCAATAG
- a CDS encoding PqqD family protein: protein MRKKEDKNFLEFIPKRRNNVNWRNREDGNVTLIIERNKLAERVLAFMFNAPKTITLDLDRLGSRVWTLCDGEKSIATIGLIIEREFGDEAKPTYERLIKFIQLLNKNGLIDISSE, encoded by the coding sequence ATGAGAAAAAAAGAGGATAAAAACTTTCTGGAATTCATTCCAAAAAGGCGAAATAATGTAAACTGGAGAAACAGAGAGGATGGAAATGTGACCCTGATTATAGAAAGAAATAAACTGGCGGAAAGGGTACTGGCATTCATGTTCAATGCTCCTAAAACTATAACACTGGACCTGGACAGGTTGGGAAGCAGGGTATGGACTCTATGCGATGGAGAGAAGTCAATAGCTACAATTGGTTTAATCATTGAGAGAGAGTTTGGGGATGAAGCAAAACCAACTTATGAACGGCTTATAAAGTTTATACAATTACTGAATAAAAACGGTCTTATAGATATTTCATCTGAATAA
- a CDS encoding AIR synthase family protein encodes MQPGKLPNELMAEIVFSNIRVKRDEVLVFPQVGMDCGVIDFGEDVCVLSTDPITGTSSDIGWLGVHIACNDVIAAGVEPLGLMLTIMAPPGTTESELYEIMSQADKASEELNVAIVGGHTEITPAVTRTVLSTTAIGKAKKSRVMNMLTVKSGDYIIMTKTAGLEGTAIIATEREDELKKHLDSELVERAKNMIKDISVLKEGEIAVRVGVNRMHDATEGGVLGALWEMADSSGLGIEVYGDKIPVAEETRAICDYLKINPLRLISSGCLLIATSEKKLLSEELKKEGIKATVVGRIVKKGRYIKSGTLKFPLEPPKSDELYKVITN; translated from the coding sequence ATGCAACCGGGCAAACTGCCAAACGAGCTTATGGCGGAGATTGTGTTTTCCAATATAAGGGTTAAAAGAGATGAGGTTCTTGTATTTCCACAGGTAGGTATGGACTGTGGAGTCATTGACTTTGGGGAGGATGTGTGCGTTTTGTCCACAGATCCTATAACAGGTACCTCGTCAGACATAGGTTGGCTTGGGGTGCACATAGCTTGCAATGATGTCATAGCAGCTGGCGTGGAGCCACTTGGGCTTATGCTGACTATAATGGCGCCTCCAGGTACTACAGAATCAGAGCTGTATGAAATAATGAGTCAGGCTGACAAAGCCTCAGAGGAATTAAACGTAGCAATAGTGGGAGGGCATACCGAGATCACTCCGGCAGTGACCAGGACCGTCCTTTCTACCACAGCCATTGGAAAGGCAAAAAAAAGCAGGGTTATGAACATGCTTACTGTAAAGAGTGGAGATTACATTATAATGACCAAAACTGCCGGTCTTGAGGGCACTGCTATAATTGCTACCGAGAGGGAAGATGAGTTAAAAAAGCATCTTGACTCTGAGTTAGTTGAAAGAGCTAAGAATATGATTAAAGATATCAGTGTGTTGAAAGAAGGCGAAATAGCTGTCAGGGTTGGTGTCAATAGGATGCATGATGCCACAGAAGGTGGTGTTCTTGGAGCTCTCTGGGAGATGGCAGACTCATCCGGCTTAGGTATAGAGGTTTATGGGGATAAAATACCGGTAGCAGAAGAGACCAGGGCTATCTGTGATTATTTAAAGATAAACCCATTGAGGCTTATTTCCAGTGGCTGTCTCTTGATTGCCACTTCGGAAAAGAAACTGTTGAGTGAAGAACTTAAAAAAGAGGGAATAAAAGCGACAGTTGTTGGGAGGATAGTAAAGAAGGGGAGATATATAAAAAGTGGCACACTCAAGTTCCCATTAGAACCACCAAAATCTGACGAATTATACAAGGTGATAACAAATTAA
- a CDS encoding N-acetylmuramoyl-L-alanine amidase family protein, giving the protein MLKRTSLFLILFMTIMELLLPMKNVLAAQKGVKLVINGTSIMWYNGPPISIYIDGNKIDSDVPPVIINDRTMVPVRVISENLGALVDWDSKTNTVYASYNGNYIELPIGKSEAKLNGNVIELDTNAMIVNDRTMVPLRFVAEAFKLQVDWDQVAYSVTIKRPEPKDGYSTIKDVQFYPTDAGYQVSIISDGPISQNSFLMQNPDRLVIDIPDSIMGLPNGVMPVGTGIVRQIRVSQFKENPYVSRVVIDLEAVQEYRITESDDKKVINIFFGSQMVNSIKYDEEKNAVIIDTDGVYYNAFKLRDPYRIVLDIPNALLKNPKGNNTISINDGNIKSIRWSQFDENTVRVVVDLNDKMDYKIEKNNGEIYFYVLPYDPNKKHVVVIDPGHGGKDPGASSSDGLKEKDVNLDISLKLNNLLQEAGYETYMTRVDDSYPELMDRVSLANEIGAEVFVSIHNNAHDNPSIGGTEVLYFPNGYNGDMRDNRTLAQSIHDAIMNEVDTTDRGIIQRPNLVVLKYTEMPAVIVEVAFLTNSNDVKKLKDEDFKWQVAKAIFDGIENYFYNID; this is encoded by the coding sequence ATGCTTAAAAGGACCAGTCTTTTTCTCATACTATTCATGACAATTATGGAGCTTTTGTTGCCGATGAAAAATGTCCTTGCGGCGCAAAAGGGGGTTAAGCTTGTAATAAATGGCACAAGCATAATGTGGTATAATGGGCCGCCGATAAGCATATACATAGACGGTAATAAAATTGATTCCGATGTTCCCCCTGTCATAATCAACGATAGGACGATGGTACCTGTAAGGGTGATATCAGAAAACCTTGGTGCCCTGGTGGATTGGGACAGCAAGACAAATACTGTCTACGCATCGTATAATGGTAATTATATTGAGCTTCCCATAGGCAAATCAGAGGCAAAGTTAAACGGGAACGTCATTGAGCTGGATACAAACGCTATGATTGTAAATGATAGGACTATGGTCCCATTGAGGTTTGTTGCAGAGGCATTTAAACTTCAAGTAGACTGGGACCAGGTGGCTTATTCGGTAACGATTAAAAGGCCAGAACCAAAAGATGGGTACAGCACTATCAAAGATGTTCAGTTTTACCCCACAGATGCAGGGTATCAGGTTTCAATAATATCTGATGGGCCAATCTCGCAGAACAGTTTCCTTATGCAGAACCCTGACAGGCTGGTCATCGACATACCGGATAGTATTATGGGACTGCCTAATGGCGTGATGCCGGTTGGGACAGGCATAGTAAGGCAGATAAGGGTTTCTCAGTTTAAAGAAAATCCATATGTATCCAGGGTAGTTATAGATTTAGAAGCAGTGCAGGAATACAGGATAACAGAGTCTGATGATAAAAAGGTCATCAATATCTTCTTTGGTTCCCAGATGGTAAACAGTATAAAATATGATGAGGAAAAGAATGCAGTAATTATCGATACTGATGGGGTCTACTATAACGCCTTTAAACTAAGAGATCCCTATCGTATAGTCTTAGATATACCAAATGCTCTTTTGAAAAACCCCAAGGGTAACAATACGATTAGTATCAATGATGGGAATATCAAATCAATTCGCTGGAGCCAGTTTGATGAGAATACGGTAAGGGTTGTAGTGGATTTAAATGATAAGATGGACTACAAAATAGAAAAGAACAATGGGGAAATTTATTTTTATGTTCTCCCGTATGACCCAAATAAGAAACATGTCGTAGTTATAGATCCAGGACATGGTGGCAAAGATCCCGGGGCCTCATCCAGCGACGGGTTGAAAGAGAAGGATGTAAACCTCGATATTTCTTTAAAATTAAATAACCTGCTTCAGGAAGCCGGTTATGAGACTTATATGACTAGGGTGGACGACAGTTACCCTGAGCTTATGGATCGGGTCTCGCTGGCCAATGAGATTGGAGCAGAGGTATTTGTCAGTATCCATAACAATGCCCATGATAACCCGTCAATAGGTGGCACAGAGGTTCTTTACTTCCCCAATGGTTATAATGGTGATATGAGAGATAATCGTACCTTGGCCCAATCTATACATGATGCCATCATGAATGAGGTGGACACTACAGACAGAGGGATAATTCAGAGGCCAAACCTTGTTGTTTTAAAGTATACGGAGATGCCGGCGGTAATAGTAGAGGTTGCGTTTTTAACAAATTCTAATGATGTTAAAAAGTTGAAGGATGAAGACTTTAAATGGCAGGTTGCAAAGGCCATATTTGATGGAATAGAGAATTATTTCTATAATATAGACTGA
- a CDS encoding DUF2179 domain-containing protein, with protein MWETLLGCVLIALARITDVSCATVRTLMLVRGKRTIAAAIGLVEATVYLLALSKVMSSVNNIPNIIAYAVGFASGNYIGSLIEEKIAVGTIMVQVIPSCTDGIVGDLRSMGYGVTVVDGTGKDGPREVLNITMNRKDLPHIYKYFQEKDCRAFITVLDTRDIRGGYLKDITNRK; from the coding sequence ATGTGGGAGACACTTTTGGGTTGCGTTCTTATTGCCCTTGCCAGAATAACAGATGTATCATGTGCCACGGTACGTACCCTTATGCTGGTGAGAGGGAAAAGGACAATTGCGGCAGCTATCGGGCTCGTAGAGGCAACGGTTTATCTTCTTGCCCTCAGTAAGGTCATGTCAAGTGTTAATAATATTCCCAACATAATAGCCTATGCAGTTGGCTTTGCCAGTGGTAACTATATAGGCAGTTTGATTGAAGAGAAGATTGCAGTGGGCACCATAATGGTCCAGGTGATCCCGTCATGTACTGATGGTATAGTTGGAGACTTGAGAAGTATGGGGTATGGGGTTACGGTGGTGGATGGTACGGGCAAGGATGGACCGAGAGAGGTATTAAATATAACCATGAACAGAAAAGACCTGCCGCATATTTATAAGTATTTTCAAGAAAAGGACTGTCGCGCATTTATTACTGTGCTGGATACCCGAGACATAAGGGGCGGGTATTTAAAGGATATTACTAATAGGAAATAA
- the rph gene encoding ribonuclease PH, giving the protein MTRIDNRLNDQLRPVRITLDVLKYAEGSAYIEVGDTKVLCAVSIEEKVPPFLRGKGRGWITSEYSLLPRSTQQRTPRDITKGRISGRTQEIQRLIGRALRSVVNLDLLGERTIWIDCDVIQADGGTRTSSITGSFVALAQAFGKMVQDGVLKYLPLTNFVAATSVGIVNNEKLLDLCYEEDSIALIDMNVVMTEKGEYVEVQGTGEGGPFSKQDMDELMSLAEKGVMQLIEIQREVLGDLSEKIGVIPDEMDSGDQ; this is encoded by the coding sequence ATGACAAGGATAGATAACAGGTTGAACGACCAGTTAAGACCAGTGCGTATTACATTGGATGTTTTAAAATATGCAGAGGGTTCAGCATATATTGAGGTAGGTGACACTAAGGTACTCTGTGCTGTAAGTATAGAGGAAAAGGTACCGCCATTTTTGAGAGGGAAGGGCAGGGGATGGATAACCAGTGAATATTCCCTTTTACCAAGGTCTACTCAGCAGAGGACGCCGAGGGATATTACAAAGGGTCGAATAAGCGGAAGAACACAAGAAATACAGAGGTTAATAGGGCGTGCTCTTCGTTCTGTGGTGAACCTGGATTTATTAGGAGAGAGGACAATCTGGATAGACTGCGATGTGATACAGGCTGACGGTGGGACCCGCACATCCTCAATCACAGGTTCTTTCGTTGCATTGGCCCAGGCTTTTGGCAAAATGGTTCAGGATGGTGTGCTGAAGTATCTGCCTTTGACCAACTTTGTTGCTGCGACCAGTGTTGGTATTGTAAATAATGAGAAACTTCTGGACCTGTGTTATGAAGAGGATTCGATAGCGCTTATAGATATGAATGTGGTGATGACAGAGAAGGGAGAATATGTGGAGGTACAGGGCACGGGCGAAGGCGGTCCATTTTCAAAGCAGGATATGGATGAGCTTATGTCATTGGCTGAAAAGGGAGTTATGCAGCTTATTGAAATACAGAGAGAAGTGCTTGGAGATTTATCAGAAAAGATAGGTGTTATACCGGATGAAATGGATAGCGGCGACCAATAA
- a CDS encoding XTP/dITP diphosphatase, whose amino-acid sequence MKWIAATNNFNKLMEIREILSTYGIEVVSLKETGFDIHVIEDGNSFDENAYKKAIAVYNALKLPTLADDSGLEVEVLGGRPGIFSARYAGDNALDSDNNKKLLEELKGIPISKRRARYVCTVVLIKDEDKVYYGRGECNGYILDEPRGENGFGYDPLLYIPELGKTFAEIPSELKNCISHRAKAIKDLLQQILYEVK is encoded by the coding sequence ATGAAATGGATAGCGGCGACCAATAATTTTAACAAATTAATGGAAATCCGTGAGATCCTTTCCACATATGGCATAGAAGTAGTTTCGCTAAAGGAAACGGGGTTTGACATTCATGTTATTGAGGACGGCAACAGTTTTGATGAAAATGCCTACAAAAAGGCAATTGCCGTATATAATGCCTTGAAACTGCCTACCCTGGCGGATGACTCTGGATTGGAGGTTGAAGTACTTGGGGGCAGGCCAGGCATATTTTCAGCAAGGTATGCTGGTGATAATGCGTTGGATAGCGATAACAATAAAAAATTGCTGGAGGAGCTGAAAGGTATACCTATATCAAAAAGAAGGGCTAGGTATGTGTGTACCGTGGTGTTGATAAAGGATGAGGATAAGGTGTACTATGGTAGGGGAGAATGTAATGGATACATACTGGATGAGCCAAGAGGCGAGAATGGTTTTGGTTATGACCCGTTGCTTTATATACCGGAACTGGGTAAAACCTTTGCTGAGATACCGTCAGAATTAAAGAATTGTATCAGTCATAGGGCAAAGGCTATAAAGGATTTATTGCAGCAGATATTATACGAGGTGAAATAA
- a CDS encoding metallophosphoesterase family protein translates to MRIGIISDTHRLWGRIEEALRTMGKVDMILHLGDNVSDAEDIRNILRDIPVVAVKGNCDSTDNLPEERTLLLEGRKIFMTHGHRYNVKYDFSDIYKRAKEVEADIALFGHSHLPIILRKSDIIFINPGSTSMPKHGSSPSCAILTIEDNRIDARLLTVSKSIAMAE, encoded by the coding sequence ATGAGGATAGGAATAATTTCGGATACTCATAGGCTCTGGGGCAGGATAGAGGAAGCTCTCAGAACCATGGGGAAAGTGGACATGATTCTACATCTTGGTGACAACGTGAGTGATGCAGAGGATATAAGAAATATACTCAGGGATATCCCGGTAGTTGCAGTAAAAGGCAACTGCGACTCAACAGATAATTTACCTGAGGAAAGGACATTGCTCCTTGAAGGGAGAAAGATATTCATGACGCATGGACATAGATATAATGTGAAATATGATTTTAGTGATATATATAAGAGGGCAAAAGAGGTGGAGGCAGACATTGCGCTTTTTGGGCATAGCCACCTTCCTATCATCTTGAGAAAGAGCGATATAATATTTATAAATCCTGGAAGCACCTCAATGCCGAAGCATGGTTCCAGTCCATCCTGCGCGATATTGACCATAGAGGACAACAGAATTGATGCAAGGCTTTTGACTGTAAGTAAGTCTATTGCTATGGCAGAGTAA
- the tig gene encoding trigger factor has translation MGFELKKVEKNIATIEFNIPSNEFQDAITKAYKKNAYKFNIPGFRKGKAPLKIIQRYYGEGIFYEDAIDAIFPEKYDEAIKATNIEPIDKPIIDIVQIGEGQDLILRAEVTVKPEVNLGEYKGIEVEKIEYNVTDEDVENELNKMRERNARLVSIDDRPVQEGDTVLIDFEGFINGEPFEGGKAQNYSLVIGSHAFIEGFEEQLIGKSKNETVDVRVRFPEDYGNESLAGKEAEFKVTIKEIKYKELPELDDEFAKDVSEFDTLDELRADIRKRLQEGNENRAKNEFTNKVIQKVVDNASIEIPDVMIERELDSMERNVDMNLRYQGITLDKYFEVTGTSREDFRNNMRQDAYNNVKTSLVLDKIAEVEKIEVSDDEIEGEIENIAKGYQDQEKFKGSITEDYKEYIKDSLVIRKTINMLVENAKPVEKIIEGVEEK, from the coding sequence ATGGGGTTTGAATTAAAAAAGGTAGAGAAGAACATAGCAACAATTGAGTTTAATATTCCTTCCAATGAATTTCAGGACGCTATAACTAAAGCCTATAAGAAGAATGCCTATAAGTTTAATATTCCTGGTTTTAGAAAGGGCAAGGCGCCATTGAAGATTATTCAGAGATATTATGGAGAGGGTATATTCTATGAGGACGCCATTGATGCTATTTTTCCAGAAAAATATGATGAGGCTATAAAAGCAACAAATATAGAACCTATAGACAAACCGATAATTGACATAGTACAGATAGGTGAGGGGCAGGATTTAATATTGAGGGCAGAGGTTACTGTAAAACCAGAGGTAAACCTCGGAGAGTATAAGGGTATAGAAGTAGAAAAAATTGAGTATAATGTAACAGATGAGGATGTAGAGAACGAGCTAAATAAGATGAGAGAAAGAAATGCTCGTCTTGTTTCGATAGATGATAGACCTGTTCAGGAAGGTGACACAGTACTAATAGATTTTGAAGGTTTTATTAACGGTGAACCTTTTGAGGGAGGTAAGGCACAAAACTATAGCCTTGTTATAGGTTCTCATGCATTCATTGAGGGATTTGAAGAACAGTTAATAGGTAAAAGTAAGAATGAGACAGTGGATGTAAGGGTACGTTTTCCGGAAGACTATGGCAATGAAAGTTTGGCTGGTAAGGAAGCCGAGTTTAAAGTGACTATAAAAGAAATAAAGTATAAAGAACTTCCTGAGCTGGATGACGAGTTTGCTAAGGATGTCAGTGAGTTTGATACCTTGGACGAATTAAGAGCGGATATAAGGAAAAGACTGCAAGAGGGAAATGAAAATCGTGCAAAGAATGAATTTACTAATAAGGTCATTCAGAAGGTGGTTGACAATGCTTCCATTGAGATTCCAGATGTTATGATTGAGCGAGAGCTGGACTCAATGGAAAGAAATGTGGATATGAATCTTAGATATCAAGGGATAACTCTGGATAAGTATTTTGAGGTTACTGGCACGTCAAGGGAAGATTTCAGGAACAACATGCGGCAAGATGCTTATAACAATGTGAAGACGTCTTTGGTGCTGGATAAGATTGCAGAGGTGGAAAAAATTGAGGTCAGCGATGATGAGATTGAGGGAGAAATAGAAAATATTGCCAAGGGATATCAGGACCAAGAAAAGTTCAAAGGGTCTATCACAGAGGATTACAAGGAGTATATAAAGGATAGTCTTGTGATTAGAAAGACTATTAATATGCTGGTGGAGAATGCAAAGCCAGTTGAAAAAATTATAGAAGGGGTTGAGGAAAAATGA
- the clpP gene encoding ATP-dependent Clp endopeptidase proteolytic subunit ClpP translates to MSLVPIVIEQTNRGERSYDIFSRLLRERIVFLGEEINDVTASLVVAQLLFLESEDPDKDIYLYINSPGGSITAGMAIYDTMQYIKSPVNTIAIGMAASMGAFLLAAGEKGKRFALPNSEILIHQPLGGAQGQATDIKIHAEHIIRIKQKMNKILSERTGQPLEKIEMDTERDHFMTAEEAKEYGIIDEIITKRK, encoded by the coding sequence ATGAGTTTAGTTCCTATAGTAATAGAACAGACAAACCGCGGTGAAAGGTCATATGATATATTTTCAAGGTTATTACGGGAGAGGATTGTATTTTTAGGTGAGGAGATAAATGATGTAACTGCCAGCCTGGTGGTTGCTCAGCTTCTCTTCTTGGAGTCTGAGGATCCCGATAAAGATATATATCTTTATATAAACAGCCCGGGAGGGTCTATAACAGCAGGTATGGCTATATATGACACGATGCAGTATATAAAATCTCCCGTCAATACTATTGCCATTGGTATGGCTGCATCAATGGGTGCATTCTTGTTGGCCGCAGGTGAAAAAGGTAAAAGATTTGCATTACCGAACAGTGAGATCTTGATTCATCAGCCTTTGGGTGGTGCGCAGGGCCAGGCCACTGACATAAAAATTCACGCTGAACACATTATACGTATTAAGCAGAAGATGAATAAGATATTATCGGAAAGGACTGGCCAACCACTGGAAAAGATTGAGATGGATACGGAGAGGGATCACTTTATGACAGCAGAAGAGGCAAAGGAATATGGTATAATAGATGAGATAATAACCAAGCGTAAGTGA